atccctcaattttcacgatctcgatcttcgcgaaacgctatatcgcgatttttcaaaaaataataaattaaaaatatgtgcGCGGGGTTTTTTCtgcaccacggtttttcccgcccgatgacgtcacacgtcatcaccaaactgacgtctgccattgctggttggccgaaatctcggccaatcagtgttgtttgctcagcgtgctttgaaacttttggaactgttggaacttgttaagacttgttggaagatggctcctaaacattgcatgcggagtggaggcggcgacgctaaaaagagcaggaagatgctgacaattaaggagaaaattgaacttttggacatgctgaaagcgggacgttctaatgtagatgttggtcggcattatgggatcaacgaatcgactgtgcgatacattcggaaagacgaaaagaagataaggcaaacttctcagataatgttcaacaaggctgcaaaaagaatggtgacgcctagaaacaaacgccttatgaagatggaagctgctttgtccgtgtgggtacaagactgccgcaaaaagagcattgctttggatacgaacac
This genomic stretch from Erythrolamprus reginae isolate rEryReg1 chromosome 5, rEryReg1.hap1, whole genome shotgun sequence harbors:
- the LOC139168310 gene encoding tigger transposable element-derived protein 1-like, coding for MAPKHCMRSGGGDAKKSRKMLTIKEKIELLDMLKAGRSNVDVGRHYGINESTVRYIRKDEKKIRQTSQIMFNKAAKRMVTPRNKRLMKMEAALSVWVQDCRKKSIALDTNTIRTKAQQLYNCLADTEGGDADEGNPDEGAGDSEDPQPSTSSASSAPAIFTASKGWSEIFQRRYGLKSVNFPTAAYF